The stretch of DNA TGTACGCATGGTCGACGGCGATCCGATCATGGTCGACTACACCCACGTTCCGCTACGTGTCTGCCCAGGATTGCCGTCTGCTGACCTGAGCGGCTCGCTTTATGAGTACCTGGGGAACATGTGCGGCGTTCCCGCCCAGTATTCGCTCGATACGATCGAAGCGGTTGCCGCATCCGGAGAGGTGGCCGAGCTGCTGGAAGTGCCCGAGACGACGCCCATCTTGCTCATGCGTCGGCTTGCGCGGACAATCGGCAGTGTGCCGCTCGAGGTCACCGACGAATTCGTACGTCCCGATCGATGCCTCTATCGCGTCGAGAACCCGAGTGGGTTCACGGGTCTTGATTTGGTCGAACGGATCCATTCGACCCCAGTGGAGGCAGTCTGATGAGCAGCGCCATCGCCCCTGATTCCATCGAGGGAACCGTCCAGGGGTATACCTATCGGCAGATCGCCAAAGCGATCGACCATTCCCTCCTCAAGCCCGAAATGACCGAAGCGGAGGTGGAAGAAGGTTTGCAGCTGGCGGTGCGCTATGATGTGGCCGCGGTCTGTTGTCGTCCGTGCGACATCCCGCTGGCGGCGCGTATCCTGGCCGGTTCCGATGTGCGGGTCGGCAGTACGGTTGGTTTTCCGCACGGAGCCAACACCACCCTCACAAAGGTCTCCGAGGCCGAACAGGCAATGGACAGCGGGGCTGTCGAGCTGGACATGGTGCTGAACATCGGGCAGCTCCTGTCGGGCAACATCGACTACGTGCGCGCCGATATCGCCGCGGTGGTCGCGGTGGCCCGCGGCCGCGCGCTGGTCAAAGTCATTCTGGAAAATGCCTACTTGACCGAGGATCAAACGGTGAGCGCCTCCAGGACGGCAGCGATTGCCGGAGGCGACTTCGTCAAGACGAGCACGGGCTTCGCCCCAGAAGGCGCCAAAGTGTCGGATCTGATCCTGATGCGCGCATCGGTGCCACCAAACGTGCAACTCAAGGCCGCGGGCGGGATTCGCTCGCTCGATGCCATGCTGTCGATGATGGACGTTGGCGTCACGCGCGTCGGCGCGACCGCCACGAAGCAAATACTCGACGAATTCCGGGCGCGCGTGGCGGGAGAAGCTCCTCCAGTTGCGCCCGAACCAGGGCCGAACGACTACTAGCCGCACGCACCTCGAGGAGACCTATCGATGACGAGAACACTCCGGGCAGCAGTGATCGGCACCGGATTCATTGGCCCGGTGCATGTCGAAGCGTTGCGCCGGATCGGTGTCGAAGTGGTTGGCATTCTCGGCTCTTCGCCCGAGAACGGAGCTGCACGCGCCGCGGCAATGCGTCTGCCGCGCTCGTTCGACGCGCTCGATGACTTGCTCGCATATCCGGGGCTCGACGCGGTCCATATCACGACCCCGAACTACCTGCACAAGCCGATGGCCCTTGCAGCGATCGCCGCGGGCAAGCACGTCATCTGTGAAAAGCCGTTGGCGATGGATGCTGCGGAGGGCAGAGAACTGCTCGCCGCCGCCAACGCCGCAGGGATCGTCCATGCCGTGAACTTCAACCTGCGTTTTTACGCTCAATGTCACCAGGCGAAGTCGCTGGTGGAAAGCGGCGATCTTGGCAACGTCCTGCTCATGCATGGGCAATATCTGCAGGATTGGCTATTGAACGAGACCGACTGGAACTGGCGGCTGGAACCGGGGCTCGGCGGCGAGATGCGCGTCGTGGCCGACATCGGCTCGCATTGGCTCGATCTGATGACCTTCATCGGCGGAAAGCGGCTCCGGGAGGTCTGCGCCGATTTCGCAACGCTGATGGAAAAGCGCAAGAAGCCAACCAAGCCTGTCGAGACGTTCGCGGGCAAGACGCTCGACCCGGCCGACTACGAGGAGATCTCGATCACCACAGAGGACTATGCCTCCATCCTGCTGCGGTATGAAGACGGGGTCCATGGCGTTTGCACGGTTTCTCAGATGAGCGCTGGTCGCAAGAACCATCTTGCCTTCGAAATCGACTGTTCCAGGGCCTCGGTTGCGTTCAACTCTGAGAACCCGGAACAGCTCTGGATTGGCCGTCGCGACCGTCCGAGTGAAACGCTCTTGCGCGATCCCGCGCTGCTCTCCCCCTCCGCGCGGAGCACCACCGACTATCCAGGTGGGCATGCGGAAGGGTTCCCTGATACCTTCAAGCAGCTCTACAAGAAGGTCTATGCGGCTATCGAGGCCGGTGGGCCACCCGAAAAACCCGACTACCCGACATTCGCCGACGGGGTTTATTCACTGCAAGTGGGCGAGGCGCTTCTGCAAAGCGCGCGCGAAAACCGCTGGGTGACAATTCCGCCAGCGTGACGGTAGTCCAGGGGTCAATCCGGGTGCTCGGAGCCCTGGGTCCAGGAAGGAGATACGCATGAAACTCGGGCTCTTGACGGCCGCGCTGCCGCAGGCATCGTTGACAGACATTGCCACGTGGGCAGCCGAGAGTGGGTTCCGGACATTGGAAGTCGCCTGTTGGCCGGTCAGCAAGAGCGATCGCCGTTATGGCGGCGTCACCCATATCGATGTCGACGGACTGAGCAAGTCTGCTGCCCGGGAAGCCAGGGCCATCGTCAAGGACGCCGGACTCGATATCTCGGCGCTGGCCTACTATCCGAACATCCTCGGCGCGACCGGGAAGGCGCGCGCGTTTCAGATCGAACATCTGAAGCGGGCGATCGACGCGGCGGTTCTCATGGAGGTGCCGATCGTCGGAACGTTCGTGGGCGCCGACATGACCAAGTACGCCACAGAGAACCTGGAGGAATACGCCAAAGTCTGGCCGCCTATCGTGAAATACGCCGGGGAGCGGGGTATCAAGATCGCCATCGAGAACTGCCCGATGCTCTGGGACGACACATGGCCCGGTGGGCAAAATGTTGCGTATTCCCCGTCCATCTGGAAGCGGATGTTCGAGATCATTCCGGACGACAACTTCGGGCTCAATTACGATCCTTCCCATTTGATCTGGCAATTCATCGACGAAATCCGCCCGATTCGGGACTTCAAGGACCGCATCTTCCACGTTCACGCGAAAGACATGTGGATCGACCGTGAGATGCTCTATCAGGACGGCATCCTCGCTCCCGGGTTCAGTTGGGCGATTCCCAAGCTGCCAGGACTCGGCGATGTGCGCTGGCCGGAGTTCATGTCTGCGCTCTACTCGGTCGGCTACGACTACGTCATCAGCATCGAGCACGAAGACCGCACCTTCGAAGGAACCGAAGAAAAGGTGAAGCGCGGGTTTTATCTCACCCGAGATGTGCTGAGCCCGTACATCAAGTAGTCCTGGGAAGGGAAGCGGGTGGAGAAGGTCAAGGTTGGGATCGTCGGTTCGCGCTTCGTCGCCGACATCCATGCGGAATCGTTCGCGCGCGTGCCCAATTGCGAAGTGGTTGCGGTCGCGTCACCGAACCTTCACCATGCGGTCGACTTCGCCAAACGGCACGATATTCCGCGCGCATTGACCAACTTTCGCGAACTGCTCAAGATCGACGAGATCGATGTGATCTCCCTCGCGTTGCCGAACGATCTGCATGCCGAAGTGACGATCGCTGCCGCGGAAGCTGGCAAGCACGTCATTTGCGAGAAACCGCTCGCGACCACGCTCCAGGAAGCCGATGCCATGATCGCTGCTTGCGAGACGGCCGGCGTGCAGTTGATGTACGCCGAAGCGCTTTGTTTCGCGCCGAAGTACGTGCGAGCCAAGGAATTGATCGACCAGGGCGCGCTCGGCGATATCTTCCTCGTCAAGCACAGCGAAGAGCATTCCGGTCCACACAGTCCATGGTATTGGGATGTCGAGCGCTCGGGTGGCGGCGCGCTCATGGATCTGGGTTGTCATGGGATCGCGCTTGCCCGCTGGCTGCTGAACGGCGCCGCCATTACTCATGTCACCGCCAATCTCGGCACCTTCGTCCATGGCGACAAGACCCAGGGCGAAGATCACGCGGTCACGGTGCTCAACTTCGACGGCGGCCAGATGGCGGTCGTCGAAAGCTCCTGGGCCAAGGGCGGCG from Thermomicrobiales bacterium encodes:
- a CDS encoding Gfo/Idh/MocA family oxidoreductase; the protein is MEKVKVGIVGSRFVADIHAESFARVPNCEVVAVASPNLHHAVDFAKRHDIPRALTNFRELLKIDEIDVISLALPNDLHAEVTIAAAEAGKHVICEKPLATTLQEADAMIAACETAGVQLMYAEALCFAPKYVRAKELIDQGALGDIFLVKHSEEHSGPHSPWYWDVERSGGGALMDLGCHGIALARWLLNGAAITHVTANLGTFVHGDKTQGEDHAVTVLNFDGGQMAVVESSWAKGGGLDDRAEIYGTKGHTRADLIRGNSLATYSAVGNDAAGKSGGAPAGWSHITYEDAWNSGFPQEMQYFVDCVQRDEPSFLTGSDGRNALEVIYAAYQSARIGATVRLPVKVPKNVKKPIDLWIGASAI
- a CDS encoding Gfo/Idh/MocA family oxidoreductase, with translation MTRTLRAAVIGTGFIGPVHVEALRRIGVEVVGILGSSPENGAARAAAMRLPRSFDALDDLLAYPGLDAVHITTPNYLHKPMALAAIAAGKHVICEKPLAMDAAEGRELLAAANAAGIVHAVNFNLRFYAQCHQAKSLVESGDLGNVLLMHGQYLQDWLLNETDWNWRLEPGLGGEMRVVADIGSHWLDLMTFIGGKRLREVCADFATLMEKRKKPTKPVETFAGKTLDPADYEEISITTEDYASILLRYEDGVHGVCTVSQMSAGRKNHLAFEIDCSRASVAFNSENPEQLWIGRRDRPSETLLRDPALLSPSARSTTDYPGGHAEGFPDTFKQLYKKVYAAIEAGGPPEKPDYPTFADGVYSLQVGEALLQSARENRWVTIPPA
- the deoC gene encoding deoxyribose-phosphate aldolase; translation: MSSAIAPDSIEGTVQGYTYRQIAKAIDHSLLKPEMTEAEVEEGLQLAVRYDVAAVCCRPCDIPLAARILAGSDVRVGSTVGFPHGANTTLTKVSEAEQAMDSGAVELDMVLNIGQLLSGNIDYVRADIAAVVAVARGRALVKVILENAYLTEDQTVSASRTAAIAGGDFVKTSTGFAPEGAKVSDLILMRASVPPNVQLKAAGGIRSLDAMLSMMDVGVTRVGATATKQILDEFRARVAGEAPPVAPEPGPNDY
- a CDS encoding sugar phosphate isomerase/epimerase — its product is MKLGLLTAALPQASLTDIATWAAESGFRTLEVACWPVSKSDRRYGGVTHIDVDGLSKSAAREARAIVKDAGLDISALAYYPNILGATGKARAFQIEHLKRAIDAAVLMEVPIVGTFVGADMTKYATENLEEYAKVWPPIVKYAGERGIKIAIENCPMLWDDTWPGGQNVAYSPSIWKRMFEIIPDDNFGLNYDPSHLIWQFIDEIRPIRDFKDRIFHVHAKDMWIDREMLYQDGILAPGFSWAIPKLPGLGDVRWPEFMSALYSVGYDYVISIEHEDRTFEGTEEKVKRGFYLTRDVLSPYIK